One segment of Rhodanobacter thiooxydans DNA contains the following:
- the apbC gene encoding iron-sulfur cluster carrier protein ApbC, whose amino-acid sequence MTQANETLVRQILGGLIDTHTGAPLGEAVRAVGVDGAKVSVDLQLGYPAAGAIDSLAARVRQALEADPAIDAAVVSITSRIHVHKVQGTLGPLPNVKNIIVVASGKGGVGKSTVSANLALALQAEGAKVGVMDADIYGPSQPTMLGVHGKPASPDGKSIIPMQAHGMPVMSIGFLVEEDTPMIWRGPMVTQAMMQLLTDTRWEQLDYLIVDLPPGTGDIQLTLSQKVPVAGAVIVTTPQDIALLDARKALKMFEKVEVPVLGVVENMATHVCSSCGHEENIFGEGGGERMATQYGAAYLGSLPLDIRIREQTDGGNPTVAAIPDSDLAMRYREIARNVAGRLSRQPRNKSLGLGKIVVQGVPAA is encoded by the coding sequence ATGACGCAGGCGAACGAAACCCTGGTCCGCCAGATCCTTGGTGGTCTCATCGACACCCATACCGGCGCGCCACTGGGCGAGGCCGTGCGCGCGGTCGGCGTGGACGGGGCGAAGGTGTCGGTGGACCTGCAACTGGGCTACCCGGCCGCCGGCGCCATCGACAGCCTCGCCGCTCGCGTGCGCCAGGCGCTGGAAGCCGATCCGGCGATCGACGCCGCCGTGGTGTCGATCACCAGCCGCATCCACGTGCACAAGGTGCAGGGCACGCTGGGGCCGCTGCCGAACGTGAAGAACATCATCGTGGTGGCCTCCGGCAAGGGCGGCGTGGGCAAGTCCACGGTGTCGGCCAACTTGGCGCTGGCGCTGCAGGCCGAGGGTGCGAAGGTCGGCGTGATGGACGCGGACATCTACGGCCCCAGCCAGCCGACCATGCTCGGCGTGCACGGCAAGCCGGCGTCGCCGGACGGCAAGAGCATCATCCCGATGCAGGCGCACGGCATGCCGGTGATGTCGATCGGCTTCCTGGTGGAAGAGGACACGCCGATGATCTGGCGCGGTCCGATGGTGACCCAGGCGATGATGCAACTGCTCACCGACACGCGCTGGGAGCAGCTCGACTACCTGATCGTCGACCTGCCGCCGGGCACCGGCGACATCCAGCTCACGCTGTCGCAGAAGGTGCCGGTGGCCGGCGCGGTGATCGTCACCACGCCGCAGGACATCGCCCTGCTGGATGCGCGCAAGGCGCTGAAGATGTTCGAGAAGGTCGAGGTGCCGGTGCTGGGCGTGGTGGAGAACATGGCCACCCACGTCTGCTCCAGCTGCGGCCACGAGGAAAACATCTTCGGCGAAGGCGGCGGCGAGCGCATGGCCACGCAGTACGGCGCGGCCTATCTGGGCTCGTTGCCGCTGGACATCCGCATCCGTGAGCAGACCGACGGCGGCAACCCCACGGTGGCGGCGATCCCCGACTCCGATCTCGCCATGCGTTATCGTGAGATCGCCCGCAACGTGGCCGGCCGGCTGTCGCGGCAGCCGCGCAACAAGTCGCTGGGGTTGGGCAAGATCGTGGTGCAGGGCGTGCCGGCCGCATGA
- a CDS encoding HAD family hydrolase → MKAPRFDTVVFDFGGVLLDWNPRHLYRRLFDDEAAMESFLAEVCTAHWNEQQDAGRPWHEAIAGLSAQHPQYAALIAAYRERWDEMLSGPIEGSVAILDELRARGVPLYALTNWSQETFPLARQRYGFMDAFRGIVVSGEERLIKPDPAIFRVLLSRHGLEAARTVFIDDAPRNVEAAARLGMHALHFRDPVTLRGDLCRAGLLEVVHG, encoded by the coding sequence ATGAAAGCTCCGCGCTTCGACACCGTGGTGTTCGACTTCGGCGGCGTGCTGCTGGACTGGAACCCGCGCCACCTGTATCGCCGGTTGTTCGATGACGAGGCGGCGATGGAGAGTTTCCTGGCCGAGGTATGCACCGCGCACTGGAACGAACAGCAGGATGCGGGGCGCCCCTGGCACGAAGCCATCGCCGGGCTCAGCGCGCAGCACCCGCAATATGCCGCGCTGATCGCCGCTTACCGCGAGCGCTGGGACGAGATGCTGAGTGGGCCGATCGAAGGCAGCGTGGCCATCCTCGACGAGCTGCGCGCACGCGGCGTGCCGCTGTACGCGCTGACCAACTGGTCGCAGGAAACCTTTCCGCTGGCGCGGCAACGCTACGGTTTCATGGACGCCTTCCGCGGCATCGTGGTGTCGGGCGAGGAGCGCCTGATCAAGCCCGACCCGGCGATCTTCCGCGTGCTGCTGTCGCGCCATGGCCTGGAGGCCGCGCGCACGGTGTTCATCGACGACGCGCCGCGCAACGTCGAGGCCGCGGCACGGCTGGGCATGCACGCGCTGCACTTCCGCGACCCCGTCACGCTGCGCGGGGACCTGTGCCGGGCGGGCCTGCTGGAGGTGGTGCATGGCTAG
- the metG gene encoding methionine--tRNA ligase — protein MSRRLLVTNALPYANGPLHMGHLLGYIQADIWVRAQRMSGHKVAYVCADDAHGTPIMLAAEKAGMTPEAFIAGIREGHEADFAAFGVAFDQYHTTHSEENRELSTLIYTRLRDGGYIAKREIQQLFDPEKQMFLPDRYIKGTCPNCGTPDQYGDNCEHCGATYAPTDLINPTSVMSGATPVLRDSEHYFFQLGKFEGLLRDWFAGKFTHGKPVANSGVAAKLREWLDGGLKDWDISRDAPYFGFPIPDAPGKFFYVWLDAPVGYLASFKALCDRTRLKFDEFLAPGSSAEMHHFIGKDIINFHGLFWPAMLHGAGLRTPTALHVNGYLTVNGAKMSKSRGTFIQARTYLDAGLHPGFLRYYFASMLGDAPVDVDLDLKAFEERVNSHLVGKWVNIASRTAGFVHKYFGGRLAPQFCAEETALWNTLLEHYDGIAALYDSGDFAEVTRRFVLMADLVNGHIAAKAPWAMAKDESRRDELHQVCSFALTAFRLLTGMLKPILPITAAAAERFLAAPIADFDDARAGLRNHAINTFEPLLGRIDPKRIEAMVEASKDSLGSPAETPAAPKKKKAVNDSPKPAAVIADPAPAAPATIGIDDFARLDLRIGKVTACEFVDGSDKLLRFELDAGMLGTRQIFSGIRAAYAEPAKLVGRNVVFIANLAPRKMRFGLSEGMILSAGDGGSDLFLLDADQGAQPGATVR, from the coding sequence ATGAGTCGTCGCCTGCTCGTCACCAACGCCCTGCCCTACGCCAATGGCCCGCTGCACATGGGCCACCTGCTGGGCTACATCCAGGCCGACATCTGGGTGCGCGCGCAGCGGATGAGCGGCCACAAGGTGGCCTACGTCTGCGCCGACGACGCGCACGGCACGCCGATCATGCTGGCCGCGGAAAAGGCCGGCATGACACCCGAGGCCTTCATCGCCGGCATCCGCGAAGGCCACGAGGCGGATTTCGCCGCGTTCGGCGTGGCCTTCGACCAGTACCACACCACCCATTCGGAAGAGAACCGCGAGCTGTCGACGCTGATCTACACGCGCCTGCGCGACGGCGGCTACATCGCCAAACGCGAGATCCAGCAGTTGTTCGACCCCGAAAAGCAGATGTTCCTGCCGGACCGCTACATCAAGGGCACCTGCCCGAACTGCGGCACGCCGGACCAGTACGGCGACAACTGCGAGCACTGCGGCGCCACCTACGCGCCGACCGACCTGATCAACCCGACCTCGGTGATGTCCGGCGCCACGCCGGTACTGCGCGATTCGGAGCACTACTTCTTCCAGCTGGGCAAGTTCGAGGGCCTGCTGCGCGACTGGTTCGCCGGCAAATTCACCCACGGCAAGCCGGTGGCGAACAGCGGCGTGGCGGCGAAGCTGCGCGAGTGGCTGGACGGCGGCCTGAAGGACTGGGACATCTCGCGCGACGCACCCTACTTCGGCTTCCCGATCCCCGACGCGCCGGGCAAGTTCTTCTACGTATGGCTGGATGCGCCGGTCGGCTACCTGGCCAGCTTCAAGGCGCTGTGCGACCGCACCCGCCTGAAGTTCGACGAGTTCCTCGCTCCCGGCAGCAGCGCCGAGATGCACCACTTCATCGGCAAGGACATCATCAACTTCCACGGCCTGTTCTGGCCGGCAATGCTGCATGGCGCCGGCTTGCGCACGCCGACCGCGCTGCACGTCAACGGCTACCTCACGGTGAACGGCGCGAAGATGTCCAAGTCGCGCGGCACCTTCATCCAGGCGCGCACCTACCTGGACGCCGGCCTGCATCCGGGATTCCTGCGCTACTACTTCGCCAGCATGCTCGGCGACGCGCCGGTCGACGTGGACCTCGACCTCAAGGCGTTCGAGGAGCGCGTCAACTCACACCTGGTCGGCAAGTGGGTGAACATCGCCAGCCGCACTGCCGGCTTCGTGCACAAGTATTTCGGCGGCCGCCTGGCGCCGCAGTTCTGCGCGGAAGAGACCGCGCTGTGGAACACCCTGCTGGAACACTACGACGGCATCGCCGCGCTGTACGACAGCGGCGACTTCGCCGAGGTCACCCGCCGCTTCGTGCTGATGGCCGACCTGGTCAACGGCCACATCGCCGCCAAGGCGCCATGGGCGATGGCCAAGGACGAGAGCCGCCGCGACGAGCTGCACCAGGTGTGTTCGTTCGCGCTGACCGCGTTCCGCCTGCTGACCGGCATGCTCAAGCCGATTTTGCCGATCACCGCGGCCGCCGCTGAACGGTTCCTGGCCGCACCAATCGCCGACTTCGACGACGCCCGCGCCGGCCTGCGCAACCACGCCATCAACACGTTCGAACCGTTGCTCGGCCGCATCGACCCCAAACGCATCGAGGCGATGGTCGAGGCCTCGAAGGATTCGCTCGGCAGCCCGGCCGAAACTCCCGCCGCCCCGAAAAAGAAGAAAGCCGTGAACGACAGCCCGAAACCCGCCGCCGTGATCGCCGACCCGGCTCCGGCCGCGCCCGCCACCATCGGCATCGACGACTTCGCCAGGCTCGACCTGCGCATCGGCAAGGTCACCGCCTGCGAATTCGTGGACGGTTCCGACAAACTGCTGCGCTTCGAACTGGACGCCGGCATGCTGGGCACGCGACAGATCTTCTCCGGCATCCGCGCCGCCTACGCCGAGCCGGCGAAACTGGTGGGCCGCAACGTGGTCTTCATCGCCAACCTCGCACCACGCAAGATGCGCTTCGGCCTGTCCGAAGGCATGATCCTCTCGGCCGGCGACGGCGGCAGCGACCTGTTCCTGCTCGATGCCGACCAAGGCGCCCAGCCAGGCGCCACCGTGCGCTGA
- a CDS encoding class I SAM-dependent DNA methyltransferase, with protein sequence MPKTYDRDYFDKWYRDPRHSVASPAELRRKVAMVVAQAEYYLGRPIRNVLDVGCGEASWRAPLRALRPGIAYRGLDASEYVVARYGRSRNIGLARFGQLEQLRFDTRFDLIVCTDVLHYLKPGEIRAGLQGIGEMLEGVAFLEVFTRRDDVAGDHHGFVSRAPAWYLREFGTVGLLPCGSHCYLGPRLERHIAALERAQLPV encoded by the coding sequence ATGCCGAAGACCTACGACCGCGACTATTTCGACAAGTGGTACCGCGATCCGCGGCACTCGGTGGCCTCGCCAGCCGAGCTCAGGCGCAAGGTGGCGATGGTGGTGGCGCAGGCCGAGTACTACCTCGGCCGGCCGATCCGCAACGTGCTCGACGTGGGCTGCGGCGAAGCGAGCTGGCGCGCGCCGCTGCGCGCGTTGCGGCCGGGCATCGCGTATCGCGGGCTGGATGCCAGCGAGTACGTGGTGGCGCGCTACGGGCGCAGCCGCAACATCGGCCTGGCGCGCTTCGGCCAGCTGGAGCAGCTGCGCTTCGACACCCGTTTCGACCTGATCGTGTGCACCGACGTGTTGCACTACCTGAAACCAGGGGAGATTCGCGCCGGGCTGCAGGGCATCGGCGAGATGCTCGAAGGCGTGGCGTTCCTGGAGGTGTTCACCCGCCGCGACGACGTGGCCGGCGACCACCACGGCTTCGTGTCGCGCGCACCGGCGTGGTATCTGCGCGAGTTCGGCACGGTGGGTTTGCTGCCGTGCGGCTCGCACTGCTACCTCGGGCCGCGGCTGGAGCGCCACATCGCAGCGCTGGAACGGGCGCAGCTGCCGGTCTGA
- the nth gene encoding endonuclease III — protein sequence MKRTDVIELFSRLRELDPHPTTELAYNTPFELLVAVVLSAQATDVGVNKATKKLYPVANTPQAILELGEDDLKSYISTIGLFNTKAKNVIALCQLLIEKHDGEVPRSREALEALPGVGRKTANVMLNTAFGEPTIAVDTHIFRVANRTGLAPGKDVRAVEDKLEKVVPAEFKQDAHHWLILHGRYVCKARKPDCPHCVIRDLCRYKHKTVAD from the coding sequence GTGAAGCGTACCGACGTGATCGAACTGTTCTCGCGCCTGCGCGAACTCGACCCGCACCCCACCACCGAGCTGGCCTACAACACGCCGTTCGAGCTGCTGGTTGCCGTGGTGTTGTCGGCACAGGCCACCGACGTGGGCGTCAACAAGGCCACGAAGAAGCTCTATCCGGTGGCGAACACGCCGCAGGCGATCCTCGAACTCGGCGAGGACGACCTGAAAAGCTACATCAGCACGATCGGCCTGTTCAACACGAAAGCGAAGAACGTCATCGCATTGTGCCAACTGCTGATCGAGAAACACGACGGCGAGGTACCGCGCTCGCGCGAGGCACTGGAAGCGCTGCCCGGCGTGGGTCGCAAGACCGCCAACGTGATGCTCAACACCGCGTTCGGCGAACCGACCATCGCGGTCGACACGCACATCTTTCGCGTCGCCAACCGCACCGGACTCGCGCCGGGCAAGGACGTGCGCGCAGTCGAGGACAAGCTGGAGAAAGTGGTGCCGGCCGAGTTCAAGCAGGATGCCCACCACTGGCTGATCCTGCATGGCCGCTATGTGTGCAAGGCACGCAAGCCGGATTGTCCGCACTGCGTGATCCGCGATCTGTGCCGGTACAAGCACAAGACCGTCGCCGACTGA
- a CDS encoding MFS transporter translates to MQTSSNPLATDERNGLASAIRATRLVFLVSGIGMAAWAPMVPYAKARLGLDEAQLGMLLLAFGGGSMVSMPLVGWLTHRFGSRRVIGAGGLLLCLALPLLALAPGVATLALALLYFGAALGAVDVAMNAHAVEVERRDGRPLMSGFHGLFSIGGLSGAAGMSLLLALGMPLTAAAVVMAALLAVVVVTQWPRLIEHVEDVGERAAFGMPRGIVLVLGLLCFISFLAEGSMLDWSAVFLRDFRGFPAASAGLGYAAFSVAMAVGRLGGDRIVARFGPVLTVRLGACTAAAGFLLASMLAWPPAALSGFVLVGLGAANIVPVMFGAAGRLPGTSPGMAIAMVTTLGYAGLLSGPALIGFLAQASSLPVALAAVAGLLLLTAASARLVRP, encoded by the coding sequence GTGCAGACGAGCAGCAATCCCCTGGCGACGGACGAACGGAACGGGCTGGCATCGGCCATCCGCGCCACCCGCCTGGTCTTCCTGGTTTCCGGCATCGGCATGGCCGCGTGGGCGCCGATGGTGCCGTATGCGAAGGCACGGCTGGGCCTGGACGAGGCCCAGCTCGGCATGTTGCTGCTGGCTTTTGGCGGCGGCTCGATGGTGTCGATGCCGCTGGTGGGCTGGCTTACCCATCGTTTCGGCAGTCGCCGGGTGATCGGCGCCGGCGGCTTGCTGCTGTGCCTGGCGTTGCCGCTGCTGGCGCTAGCGCCGGGCGTGGCCACATTGGCGCTCGCCCTGTTGTACTTCGGCGCGGCGCTGGGTGCGGTGGACGTGGCGATGAATGCGCACGCGGTGGAGGTGGAGCGGCGCGACGGCCGCCCGCTGATGTCGGGCTTCCACGGGCTGTTCAGCATCGGCGGCTTGAGCGGGGCGGCGGGCATGAGTCTGCTGCTGGCACTGGGCATGCCGCTGACCGCCGCCGCTGTGGTGATGGCCGCGTTGCTGGCGGTCGTGGTCGTGACGCAGTGGCCACGCCTGATCGAACACGTCGAGGATGTTGGTGAACGCGCGGCGTTCGGCATGCCGCGCGGCATCGTGCTGGTGCTGGGTCTGTTGTGTTTCATCAGCTTCCTGGCCGAGGGTTCGATGCTGGACTGGAGCGCGGTGTTCCTGCGCGACTTCCGCGGTTTCCCGGCGGCTTCCGCCGGCCTCGGCTATGCCGCCTTTTCAGTGGCGATGGCCGTGGGTCGACTTGGCGGCGACCGGATCGTGGCGCGCTTCGGCCCGGTGCTGACCGTGCGCCTGGGCGCCTGCACCGCGGCGGCGGGCTTCCTGCTGGCGTCGATGCTGGCGTGGCCGCCCGCGGCGCTGAGCGGCTTCGTGCTGGTCGGACTGGGCGCGGCCAATATCGTGCCGGTGATGTTCGGCGCGGCCGGCCGGCTGCCTGGCACCTCGCCGGGCATGGCCATCGCCATGGTGACCACGCTGGGTTATGCCGGCCTGCTCAGCGGCCCGGCGCTGATCGGGTTCCTGGCCCAGGCCAGCAGCCTGCCGGTGGCGCTGGCCGCAGTGGCCGGCCTGCTGTTGCTGACCGCCGCCTCGGCAAGGCTGGTGCGGCCATGA
- a CDS encoding HIT domain-containing protein codes for MSGAGFALDPRLAADTRPVASLPLCDVRLMDDARYSWLILVPRRAGLVEIADLHDDEQAVLWQEVHRAAAALRDVAPCDKLNLGALGNIVRQLHVHVVARVEGDAAWPGPVWGHGQAVARDDNQAKALIAALQRQLAGSAQA; via the coding sequence ATGAGCGGGGCCGGCTTCGCGCTCGATCCCCGACTCGCGGCGGATACCCGCCCGGTTGCATCGCTTCCGCTGTGCGACGTGCGGCTGATGGACGACGCGCGCTATTCGTGGCTGATCCTGGTGCCGCGTCGCGCCGGCCTGGTCGAGATCGCCGACCTGCACGACGACGAACAGGCCGTGTTGTGGCAGGAGGTGCATCGCGCCGCCGCCGCGCTGCGCGACGTCGCCCCCTGCGACAAGCTCAACCTCGGCGCACTGGGCAATATCGTGCGCCAGCTGCATGTGCACGTGGTCGCGCGGGTCGAAGGCGATGCGGCATGGCCCGGGCCGGTGTGGGGCCATGGCCAGGCCGTGGCCCGCGACGACAACCAGGCGAAGGCGCTGATCGCGGCACTGCAGCGGCAACTGGCAGGCTCGGCGCAGGCCTGA
- a CDS encoding DeoR/GlpR family DNA-binding transcription regulator, with product MARRTPSVEMLPQERRHEILQRLRSRGRVVAAELAAEFVASEDSIRRDLRELAAQGLCRRVYGGALPLSAVVAPLQQRRSEQVGRKLALARKAVSLVREGQVLLIDAGSTNAAIAAALPERMRLTVITNAPDIALALIEREGFEILLLGGRIDPRIGGAVGAQTLQELQRVRADLCFPGACAINADSGLWSFDSEETRLKRAMVEASGETVVVATSDKLGTVATHRVVPIAEVQHLVLEHAVGRPARAAFSARGVSVHRAEAVAD from the coding sequence ATGGCTAGGCGCACGCCGTCCGTGGAAATGCTGCCGCAGGAGCGCCGGCACGAGATCCTGCAGCGCCTGCGCAGCCGCGGGCGGGTGGTGGCGGCGGAGCTGGCGGCGGAGTTCGTGGCGTCGGAGGATTCGATCCGCCGCGACCTGCGTGAACTGGCCGCGCAGGGATTGTGCCGACGCGTCTACGGCGGCGCGCTGCCGCTGTCGGCGGTGGTCGCGCCGCTGCAGCAGCGGCGTAGCGAACAGGTGGGCCGCAAGCTGGCGCTGGCGCGCAAGGCGGTGAGCCTGGTGCGGGAAGGGCAGGTGCTGCTGATCGACGCCGGTTCCACCAATGCCGCGATCGCCGCGGCGCTGCCCGAGCGGATGCGCCTCACGGTGATCACCAATGCGCCGGATATCGCGCTGGCGCTGATCGAGCGCGAAGGCTTCGAGATCCTGCTGCTGGGCGGCCGCATCGATCCGCGGATCGGCGGTGCGGTGGGTGCGCAAACCCTGCAGGAGCTGCAACGCGTGCGCGCCGACCTGTGCTTCCCTGGCGCCTGCGCGATCAATGCGGACAGCGGGCTGTGGAGTTTCGACAGCGAGGAAACGCGGCTGAAGCGGGCGATGGTCGAGGCCAGCGGCGAGACCGTGGTGGTGGCCACCAGCGACAAGCTGGGCACGGTGGCCACGCACCGGGTCGTGCCGATCGCCGAGGTGCAGCACCTGGTGCTCGAACATGCCGTCGGCCGGCCGGCGCGTGCCGCGTTCAGCGCCCGCGGCGTCAGCGTGCACCGGGCCGAAGCGGTGGCCGACTGA
- a CDS encoding RnfABCDGE type electron transport complex subunit B has translation MSLADRIDALLPQTQCEQCGYHGCRPYAEAISHGEAEINRCPPGGAAGIEKLAALLQRPVLQLDPAHGVEKPRMQARIVEADCIGCTKCIQACPVDAIVGASKLMHTVLADDCTGCELCVAACPVDCIVLEPMPPAQIDTAHADAARMHFQRREARLQCQRDEREAELAARKAAVDTAAGPVNPVLAALARARAKQQEPKP, from the coding sequence ATGAGCCTGGCCGATCGCATCGACGCCCTGCTGCCGCAGACGCAATGCGAGCAATGCGGCTACCACGGTTGCCGGCCGTATGCGGAGGCGATCTCGCACGGCGAGGCAGAAATCAACCGTTGCCCCCCGGGCGGCGCGGCAGGCATCGAAAAGCTCGCCGCGCTGCTGCAGCGACCGGTGCTGCAGCTGGATCCCGCACACGGCGTCGAGAAGCCACGCATGCAGGCGCGCATCGTCGAAGCCGACTGCATCGGTTGCACCAAGTGCATCCAGGCCTGCCCGGTCGATGCCATCGTGGGCGCCTCGAAGCTGATGCATACGGTGCTCGCCGACGACTGCACCGGCTGCGAGCTGTGTGTGGCAGCCTGCCCGGTCGACTGCATCGTGCTGGAGCCGATGCCGCCCGCGCAGATCGACACGGCGCACGCCGACGCGGCACGCATGCACTTCCAGCGCCGCGAAGCACGCCTGCAATGCCAGCGCGACGAACGCGAGGCTGAGCTGGCCGCGCGCAAGGCCGCGGTGGATACCGCCGCCGGCCCGGTCAATCCGGTACTGGCCGCCCTGGCCCGCGCCCGGGCGAAACAGCAGGAGCCGAAACCGTGA
- a CDS encoding DUF2147 domain-containing protein: MKHAVRLTFAAGLLLAAGAALAANDTPAGTWKTIDDTTHQPKSIVEITEHNGEYQAKIVQLLNRTPEDVARDGEHPLCTKCDGERKDQPIVGMTFMWGVSKDDDVWDGGKILDPKNGKIYKVKLKLVDGGQKLDVHGYIGFALLGRSQLWERQN, translated from the coding sequence ATGAAGCATGCTGTTCGTCTCACCTTCGCTGCCGGCCTGCTGCTGGCCGCCGGCGCCGCGCTGGCCGCCAACGACACGCCGGCCGGCACCTGGAAGACCATCGACGACACCACCCACCAGCCGAAGTCGATCGTCGAGATCACCGAGCACAACGGCGAGTACCAGGCGAAGATCGTGCAGTTGCTGAACCGCACGCCGGAAGACGTGGCGCGCGACGGCGAGCACCCGCTGTGCACCAAGTGCGACGGCGAGCGCAAGGACCAGCCGATCGTGGGCATGACCTTCATGTGGGGCGTCAGCAAGGACGATGACGTGTGGGACGGCGGCAAGATCCTCGACCCGAAGAACGGCAAGATCTACAAGGTGAAGCTCAAGCTGGTGGACGGCGGGCAGAAGCTCGACGTGCACGGCTACATCGGCTTCGCCCTGCTCGGCCGCTCGCAGCTCTGGGAACGGCAGAACTGA
- the dcd gene encoding dCTP deaminase, whose translation MSIKSDKWIRRMAESHGMIEPFEPGQVKLRDGNKLISYGTSSYGYDVRCAREFKIFTNINSTIVDPKSFDPSSFVDVEADVCIIPPNSFALARTVEYFRIPRKVLTVCLGKSTYARCGIIVNVTPLEPEWEGHVTLEFSNTTPLPAKIYANEGVAQMLFLESDEECETSYKDRGGKYQGQQGVTLPRT comes from the coding sequence GTGAGCATCAAATCCGACAAGTGGATCCGCCGCATGGCTGAAAGCCACGGCATGATCGAACCGTTCGAGCCGGGCCAGGTGAAGCTGCGCGACGGCAACAAGCTGATCTCCTACGGCACGTCCAGCTATGGCTACGATGTGCGCTGCGCGCGCGAGTTCAAGATCTTCACCAACATCAACTCCACCATCGTCGACCCGAAGTCGTTCGACCCCTCCAGCTTCGTCGATGTCGAGGCGGATGTGTGCATCATCCCGCCGAACTCGTTCGCGCTGGCGCGCACGGTCGAGTACTTCCGCATCCCGCGCAAGGTGCTCACCGTCTGCCTCGGCAAGAGCACCTACGCGCGCTGCGGCATCATCGTCAACGTGACGCCGCTGGAGCCGGAATGGGAGGGCCACGTGACGCTGGAGTTTTCGAACACCACGCCGCTGCCCGCAAAAATCTACGCCAACGAGGGCGTGGCGCAGATGCTGTTCCTCGAATCCGACGAGGAGTGCGAGACCAGCTACAAGGATCGCGGCGGCAAGTACCAGGGCCAGCAGGGTGTGACTTTGCCGCGTACCTGA
- a CDS encoding carbohydrate porin, translating into MKKFHLFGAATWLALASAPTLASDAPLFVPQWLGAQYTLVDQHQSTLHSPYSGPMSLRPQGDTERSHTFGAYFGVALPAHLQFYVDVEMFKGEAVSGATGLGGVANGDVVHSGGGTLSKTAYVARRYLRWTLPLGDEREPVTRGQGQLPGLEATHRIEIKLGLMAVSDDFDKNRYADAARTQFLNWSLLNNTAWDFAADTRGYTDGLMLGWINPTWSLRYGVYLMPVEANGTKLESSPHRARGEQLELTLQPWANGGVLRLLAFRNIANMGVYRDAIAYALAHGTAPDIHADDRPGRRKHGFAINGELPLADDGDTGVFARAGWNDGRNESFAFAEVDRTLSVGMQLSGVHWSRPQDHLGVALAIDALSPAHRDYLALGGQGFTLGDGGLTYGRERIVEVYYNVAVIDHLTLAPDLQLIRNPGYNRDRGPARFVSLRAHLEF; encoded by the coding sequence ATGAAGAAATTTCACCTGTTCGGCGCAGCCACCTGGCTCGCGCTGGCATCGGCGCCCACACTGGCCAGCGACGCACCGTTGTTTGTGCCGCAGTGGCTGGGCGCGCAATACACCCTGGTTGACCAGCATCAATCGACGCTGCACTCGCCATACAGCGGCCCCATGAGCCTCCGGCCACAAGGCGATACCGAGCGCTCGCATACGTTCGGTGCGTATTTCGGGGTGGCCCTGCCGGCACATCTGCAGTTCTATGTCGATGTGGAAATGTTCAAGGGCGAAGCGGTCAGCGGTGCCACCGGACTCGGCGGCGTCGCCAACGGCGATGTGGTGCATTCCGGTGGAGGCACCTTGAGCAAGACCGCGTACGTGGCGCGGCGTTACCTGCGCTGGACGTTGCCGCTGGGCGACGAACGCGAGCCGGTCACGCGTGGCCAGGGGCAATTGCCGGGGCTGGAAGCCACGCACCGCATCGAGATCAAGCTCGGCTTGATGGCGGTAAGCGATGACTTCGACAAGAACCGCTACGCCGATGCCGCGCGCACGCAATTCCTGAACTGGTCGCTGCTCAACAACACTGCATGGGATTTCGCCGCCGACACCCGCGGCTACACCGATGGGCTGATGCTGGGCTGGATCAACCCGACCTGGAGCCTGCGCTACGGCGTCTACCTGATGCCTGTCGAGGCGAATGGAACGAAGCTGGAAAGCTCGCCGCATCGTGCACGCGGCGAGCAACTGGAGCTGACCCTGCAGCCCTGGGCGAACGGTGGCGTGCTACGGCTGCTGGCGTTCCGCAACATCGCGAACATGGGTGTGTACCGCGATGCGATCGCGTATGCACTGGCCCATGGCACCGCGCCGGATATCCATGCCGACGACCGGCCTGGCCGGCGCAAGCATGGCTTTGCCATCAACGGCGAGCTGCCGCTGGCCGACGATGGCGATACCGGCGTGTTCGCCCGCGCCGGCTGGAATGACGGGCGCAACGAATCGTTCGCATTCGCCGAAGTCGATCGCACGTTGAGTGTCGGCATGCAGCTTTCCGGCGTTCATTGGAGCCGACCGCAGGATCATCTCGGCGTGGCCCTGGCGATCGATGCGCTCTCGCCGGCGCACCGCGACTACCTGGCGCTGGGCGGCCAGGGATTCACGCTTGGCGACGGCGGCCTCACGTATGGGCGTGAGCGCATTGTCGAGGTCTATTACAACGTCGCCGTGATCGATCACCTCACGCTCGCCCCCGACCTGCAGCTGATCCGCAACCCCGGCTACAACCGCGACCGCGGGCCGGCGCGCTTCGTCAGCCTGCGCGCGCATCTGGAGTTCTGA